The nucleotide window AATTATATGACGCAAGAGGAATTGAAAATGAACGTAGAAAAGGCTCTTGATGAAATTAGACCTTTTCTTCAGAGTGATGGTGGAGACATTTCATTATTGTCTATAGAGGACAATCGATTAGTTAAAGTTCGATTAGAAGGTACATGTATTTCTTGTACTGTGAACCAAATGACCCTAAAATCAGGGGTTGAAATGACCATTAAAAAATATGCGCCTCAGATTGAAGAAGTTATCAATGTAAATTAAAATTCATTGTTATAATTACTCATTCGCGTTACGTCAATTCTTAAAATGAATGTAATTCATTCCATTTATTATTTACAAAACTTGAACCATCCTAATGATTGAAACAGATATCCTTATTATAGGTGCAGGACCTACTGGGTTATTTACTGTGTTTGAAGCTGGTTTATTGAAACTTAAATGCCATTTAATTGATGCCCTCCCGCAACCAGGAGGTCAATGCTCTGAAATATACCCTAAGAAACCAATTTATGATATACCTGCTTATCCTGAGATTTTGGCTGGAGACCTTACTGAAAAATTATTAGAGCAAGGAAAGCAATTTAAACCAGGTTTTACCTTGGGAGAAAGGGCGGAAACCATAGAAAAATTGGAAGATGGTTCTTTTATTGTCACAACGGATAAAGGCACTAAGCACCATGCTCCTGTAGTAGCAATAGCAGGAGGTCTTGGAAGTTTTGAGCCAAGAAAGCCCCCAATTCATAACATTTCCGCATTTGAGGATAAAGGGGTAAATTATATTATAAAGGATCCAGAAGTATATAGAAACAAGCGGGTTGTTATTGCTGGAGGGGGTGATTCTGCCTTAGATTGGACCATTTATTTGGCAGATTTAGCAAAGGAAGTTACCCTTATACATAGAAGAAATGAGTTTCGGGGAGCCTTAGATTCAGTTGAAAAAGTCCAAGAATTAAAAAATCAGGGTAGGGTTAAACTTATTACTCCTGCAGAGGTTACTAGTTTGGTTGGAGACCATAAATTGGAAGCTGTGGTCGTTACCCAAGCACAACATATCCAGAAAGAGTTTGAAATAGAAACAGATTTCTTTATTCCATTATTTGGACTTTCTCCCAAACTCGGTCCTATTGCCAATTGGGGATTGGAAATAGAGAAAAATGCAATTAAAGTAAATAACGCATTAGATTATCAAACCAATATCCCGGGAATTTTTGCGATAGGTGATGTAAATACATATCCCGGTAAATTGAAACTTATTCTTTGTGGGTTTCATGAGGCTACATTAATGTGCCAAGCGGCCTACCAAATCATAAATCCAGGAAAAAAGTATGTGTTGAAATACACTACCGTTAGTGGTATTGATGGATTTGATGGCACTCGTAAAGAAGCTCCTAAGGCCGTTATAAAGTCGATTAATTAATTGTTAAATAACCTTTTCTTCTTTCAGTAAAGTATCTAAACTATTGGCAACGTCGAAGCATTTACTAACTTTAGAGACTTCATAACAGTACTTTTCGGCAGTTTTACCAGATTTACAATTAATTTCGGATAGGTCGACGTTTCTAAACTTAGGATTAATGTTAATGCACTCTTTATGTAATTCTTCTATTGTGTGAAGATTATCAGCATTGAAGCCATTTTTAAATAAATACCCTTTTAAGTAATTTTCAATGGCGAATTGAGCATTTTTACAAATTACATAAGAAACTACATCCTCTTCTGGCCTCATCAATTCCTTGTTTGCTTCAAATAATTTTGTTGAGGCATTTTTCAATAATTCTTGGGCTTTAGTTTCCATAAAACTATATTTTATTATTAATCTTTAGAAAAAACCCATATCCAGAATGAGCTATAAAAGGGCCCATTCTGAATATGAGTATGGTTATATCAGTGCATAATACCTGATTAATTAGTTACATATCTCTATAAAGTTCCAATCGTTCCCATTTATCATCCACTTCTGTTTGTGCTTGTTCTAACAACTGCAAACCAAGAGCTTCATTTTCCTTGGCAACTCTAGAAAATCTTGTTTCATTATACATGAACTCCTTAAGTGGGATTGTTGGTGATTTAGAATCTAACTTAAATTTCTTTCCTTTTTGTTTTGAAGGATCGAATCTAAATAATGGCCAATATCCGGACTCAACTGCTTTTTCTTGGTGGATTGCACCGTCTTTTAAGTCGTATCCATGTTCACCGCAATGAGAATAAGCAATGATTATAGAAGGTCCTGGATAAGCCTCTGCTTCCTGTATGGCTTTCAATGTTTGCATGTCTTTAGCACCAATTGCTACTTGTGCTACATAAACATTTTGATAGGAAATAGCCTGTAGAGCCAAACTTTTCTTGCCAGTTCGTTTTCCTGAAACTGAGAATTTAGCACTTGCTGCGAGCGGCGTGGCCTTAGAAGTTTGACCTCCCGTATTGGAATACACCTCTGTGTCTAATACCATAATATTTACGTCCTCTCCAGATGCTAGTACATGGTCAACTCCGCCATAACCAATATCATAAGCCCATCCATCACCTCCTAAAATCCAAACCGATTTTTTGCGTAAGTATTCGGTTAATTGAAGAAGTTTTTTGGCATTATTAGAAGTTTTTGTTTTCAGTATTGCTTCTAATTGAGCAATTTGCTCAAATTTTAGTGCTTTTTCAGATTCATCAGATTCTGGGTTTGTGATAATAGCATCAACTAATTCCGTTCCAACTTCATCCTCTAAGGATCTTAGTAAGTTAACAGCAATTTCTTGTTTTTTAGTTAATGCTAACTTCATACCAAGGCCATACTCTGCATTATCTTCAAATAAAGAATTTGCCCAAGCTGGTCCACGACCAAATTTATTTGTTTTATAAGGTGTGGTAGGCAGGTTACCACCATATATTGAAGAGCAGCCCGTTGCGTTAGCAATCATGATGCTGTCTCCAAACAGCTGGGTTAGTAACTTAATGTATGGTGTTTCCCCACAACCTGAACATGCTCCTGAGAATTCAAATAAAGGTTCAAGGAATTGAGATCCTTTAATATTTGTTATTTGAAGTTCGGTTCTATTATAGTCAGGTAATTTTACAAAGAAATCCCAATTTTTGTCCTCAACTTCTTCAACCTCCATTTTGCTATGCATGTTGATGGCTTTAAAGTCTGGGTCTTCTTTGCTTATCGCTGGACAAACAGCTACACAAAGATCACAGCCTGTACAATCTTGTGGAGATACTTGTAATACATAGGATTCTTTAGCGGAATCGAAAGGTCTTCCTTTTGCAGGTACAGCTTTTAACGAATTAGGTTTGTCTGCCAATTCTTCATTTAAAACAACTTTGGCCCTAATAGCAGCATGTGGACAAATAGCAACACACTTATTACATTGTGTACATAGGTCTTCGCCATCCCAAACCGGGACGAAGTCAGCTATTCCACGTTTCTCAAATTGGGTGGTTCCTGTGGGGAAGGTACCATCTGCAGGGAAAACACTTACAGGAAGTTCATCACCTCTACCTGCTAAAATTTTACCTAAAACCTCTTGTACAAATGGATCTTCTGTACCGGTCATTGAAGGTTTTAGTTCAGCATCGTTGGTTATTATTGATTTGTAATCAACTTGTTGTAGATTTTCAAGAGATTTGTCAACCGCATTGAAATTCTTTTGAACTACTTTTTCTCCTTTATGTGAATACGATTTTACAATGGCAGCTTTTATTTTTGCAATTGCTTCATCTTTAGGTAGAACTCCTGAAATTGCAAAGAAGCATGTTTGTAAAACGGTATTAGTTCGTTTACCTAAATTTGCCTCATGTGCAACTCTAGTGGCGTCAACTACATAAAATGTTACTTCATTCTTTATAATTTCATCTTGCATTAATTTAGGTAGTTGTTCCCAAATTTCGCTACTGTCGTAAGGGGAGTTTAGCAAGAAGGTACCACCTTTTTTAACATGTTTTAAAATGTCATATTTTTCAATAAAGTTAAATTGATGACATGCTACAAAATCTGCCTTATGTATTAGGTAAGTAGAATGGATTGGGTCTGGGCCAAAACGCAGATGCGATACTGTTTGGGCGCCGGCTTTTTTAGAGTCATAAACAAAATAACCCTGAACATAATTGTCTGTAGTTTCCCCAATAATTTTAATCGAGTTTTTATTGGCTCCTACGGTACCGTCAGAACCTAATCCAAAGAACATGCAATTGAAGGTGTTTTTTGCTGTCTTATAAGCTTCTCCAATTTCTAGGCTAGTATGCGTAACGTCATCGTTAATGCCAACAGTAAAGTGGTTTTTAGGTTGTTCTTTATCAAGTTCATCAAAAACTGCTTTTACCATTGCAGGATCGAATTCTTTAGAGCTTAGTCCATAGCGTCCTCCGATTATTTTTGGCATTTTTCTATTGCTTTCATTGAAAGCAGTTACAATATCTAAGTAAAGAGGTTCACCTAAACTTCCAGGTTCTTTTGTTCGATCTAGTACAGCTATTTTATTAACTGTTTCAGGTATTGCTTTTAAGAAATGAGATATGGAAAGAGGTCTGAATAATCGGATGATTACTGCTCCCACCTTTTCTCCATTTTTCACCATGGCATCAACTACTTCCATTACAGGTCCTTGGCCGGACCCCATTATTACAATTAGTTTTTCTGCCTCTGGGTGTCCTATGTAATCATAAAGTTTATATTGTCGACCTGTATGTTTGTAAAATTCATCCATTGTTTCTTGGACAATTTCAGGCACTTTTTGATAATAAGTATTACAAGCCTCCCGTGCTTGAAAGAATACATCAGGGTTTTGGGAAGTTCCCCTTATAACTGGATGATCTGGATCTAAAGACCTCTTTTTATGCTTAAGAATTTCTTCTTCGGGCATCATTTCAATTATAGTCTCGTCAGAAATGCTATTAATTTTTGAAAT belongs to Aegicerativicinus sediminis and includes:
- the nifJ gene encoding pyruvate:ferredoxin (flavodoxin) oxidoreductase, with amino-acid sequence MELDQKKLICDANEAVARVAHKTNEVCAIYPITPASPMGEHVDVFSAKGQKNIWGNIPKIIEMQSEGGASGAVHGALQGGALTTTFTASQGLLLMIPNMYKIAGELLPAVIHVAARTVATHALSIFGDHSDVMAARQTGFAMLFGGSVQEAHDFALISQVATLKSRVPFLNIFDGFRTSHEISKINSISDETIIEMMPEEEILKHKKRSLDPDHPVIRGTSQNPDVFFQAREACNTYYQKVPEIVQETMDEFYKHTGRQYKLYDYIGHPEAEKLIVIMGSGQGPVMEVVDAMVKNGEKVGAVIIRLFRPLSISHFLKAIPETVNKIAVLDRTKEPGSLGEPLYLDIVTAFNESNRKMPKIIGGRYGLSSKEFDPAMVKAVFDELDKEQPKNHFTVGINDDVTHTSLEIGEAYKTAKNTFNCMFFGLGSDGTVGANKNSIKIIGETTDNYVQGYFVYDSKKAGAQTVSHLRFGPDPIHSTYLIHKADFVACHQFNFIEKYDILKHVKKGGTFLLNSPYDSSEIWEQLPKLMQDEIIKNEVTFYVVDATRVAHEANLGKRTNTVLQTCFFAISGVLPKDEAIAKIKAAIVKSYSHKGEKVVQKNFNAVDKSLENLQQVDYKSIITNDAELKPSMTGTEDPFVQEVLGKILAGRGDELPVSVFPADGTFPTGTTQFEKRGIADFVPVWDGEDLCTQCNKCVAICPHAAIRAKVVLNEELADKPNSLKAVPAKGRPFDSAKESYVLQVSPQDCTGCDLCVAVCPAISKEDPDFKAINMHSKMEVEEVEDKNWDFFVKLPDYNRTELQITNIKGSQFLEPLFEFSGACSGCGETPYIKLLTQLFGDSIMIANATGCSSIYGGNLPTTPYKTNKFGRGPAWANSLFEDNAEYGLGMKLALTKKQEIAVNLLRSLEDEVGTELVDAIITNPESDESEKALKFEQIAQLEAILKTKTSNNAKKLLQLTEYLRKKSVWILGGDGWAYDIGYGGVDHVLASGEDVNIMVLDTEVYSNTGGQTSKATPLAASAKFSVSGKRTGKKSLALQAISYQNVYVAQVAIGAKDMQTLKAIQEAEAYPGPSIIIAYSHCGEHGYDLKDGAIHQEKAVESGYWPLFRFDPSKQKGKKFKLDSKSPTIPLKEFMYNETRFSRVAKENEALGLQLLEQAQTEVDDKWERLELYRDM
- a CDS encoding NifU family protein, whose protein sequence is MTQEELKMNVEKALDEIRPFLQSDGGDISLLSIEDNRLVKVRLEGTCISCTVNQMTLKSGVEMTIKKYAPQIEEVINVN
- a CDS encoding HEPN domain-containing protein, with translation METKAQELLKNASTKLFEANKELMRPEEDVVSYVICKNAQFAIENYLKGYLFKNGFNADNLHTIEELHKECININPKFRNVDLSEINCKSGKTAEKYCYEVSKVSKCFDVANSLDTLLKEEKVI
- a CDS encoding NAD(P)/FAD-dependent oxidoreductase: MIETDILIIGAGPTGLFTVFEAGLLKLKCHLIDALPQPGGQCSEIYPKKPIYDIPAYPEILAGDLTEKLLEQGKQFKPGFTLGERAETIEKLEDGSFIVTTDKGTKHHAPVVAIAGGLGSFEPRKPPIHNISAFEDKGVNYIIKDPEVYRNKRVVIAGGGDSALDWTIYLADLAKEVTLIHRRNEFRGALDSVEKVQELKNQGRVKLITPAEVTSLVGDHKLEAVVVTQAQHIQKEFEIETDFFIPLFGLSPKLGPIANWGLEIEKNAIKVNNALDYQTNIPGIFAIGDVNTYPGKLKLILCGFHEATLMCQAAYQIINPGKKYVLKYTTVSGIDGFDGTRKEAPKAVIKSIN